In Perca fluviatilis chromosome 11, GENO_Pfluv_1.0, whole genome shotgun sequence, the following proteins share a genomic window:
- the si:ch73-170d6.2 gene encoding uncharacterized protein si:ch73-170d6.2, producing MKRLADAYKEESTLLEHQKGSLSVYKVPLTEEQINVNGCKQFRLGKESIKPNRTIMVLGATGAGKSTLINGMINYILGVKWEDSYRFKLVDEGQSKSQAESQTSEVTVYKIYHQEGFEIDCSLTIVDTPGFGDTRGIERDQMITEQLRNLFSADCGVSEIDAVCFVAQAALARLTPTQKYVFDSVLSIFGKDVAENIRVLVTFADSQQPLVLEAINASGVPCPKKGGLPVHFKFNNSALFADNKSSAADSMSGDDEDEDGDFDKMFWNMGTKSMKRFFDALNIIETKSLKMTKEVLRERKQLENSVENVQKQVKVGLAKLEEIKETTGKLKEHEGEISRNENFEFYVNIRKPVQIDISGTGNYITNCQQCHVTCHYPCSIPNDADKARCCAMGRNGYCTQCPNKCHWSVHSNQKCRWEYIEVKEKGTVQELKEKYQKATKAKITVEELVDGLKADYDRVQAEVVKLVVRLSQCLNRLKEIALKPDPLQIHYRSTTDYIDMLFEGEKAEAKPGWKQRVKSLINMRDKAELMAKAARGEKLLHRRDSQI from the coding sequence ATGAAACGGCTTGCTGATGCTTATAAAGAAGAGAGCACATTGTTAGAACATCAGAAAGGGTCTCTCTCAGTTTATAAAGTTCCCCTGACAGAAGAACAAATCAATGTGAATGGGTGCAAGCAATTCCGTTTGGGTAAAGAGTCCATTAAACCTAATCGCACCATAATGGTTCTCGGAGCAACTGGTGCTGGGAAGTCAACTCTCATCAATGGGATGATCAATTACATTCTAGGTGTCAAATGGGAGGATTCATATCGGTTTAAGTTAGTTGATGAGGGTCAGTCGAAATCACAAGCTGAAAGTCAGACTTCTGAAGTCACTGTGTACAAAATCTACCACCAGGAAGGCTTTGAAATAGATTGCTCACTGACCATTGTTGACACTCCAGGCTTTGGAGATACAAGAGGCATAGAAAGAGACCAGATGATCACAGAACAGCTACGTAATCTCTTCTCTGCTGATTGTGGTGTCAGTGAAATTGACGCTGTGTGTTTTGTAGCTCAGGCTGCTTTAGCACGACTCACACCAACACAGAAATATGTGTTTGATTCTGTGCTCTCAATCTTTGGCAAAGATGTGGCAGAAAACATCCGGGTTCTGGTGACATTCGCAGACAGCCAGCAACCACTAGTTCTAGAGGCAATCAATGCTTCAGGTGTCCCATGTCCTAAAAAAGGTGGGCTGCCAGTTCACTTCAAATTCAATAATTCAGCGTTGTTTGCAGACAACAAATCATCTGCAGCAGACAGTATGAGTGgggatgatgaagatgaagatggaGACTTTGATAAGATGTTTTGGAACATGGGAACAAAAAGCATGAAGAGGTTCTTTGATGCTTTAAATATCATAGAAACCAAAAGCTTAAAAATGACGAAAGAGGTCCTCAGAGAAAGAAAGCAGCTCGAGAATTCAGTTGAAAATGTGCAGAAGCAGGTTAAAGTTGGGTTAGCCAAGCTTGAGGAGATAAAAGAGACAACTGGAAAACTAAAAGAGCATGAGGGAGAAATCAGCAGAAATGAGAACTTTGAGTTTTATGTCAACATCAGAAAGCCTGTTCAAATAGATATTTCTGGAACTGGAAATTACATCACCAACTGTCAGCAGTGCCATGTCACCTGTCACTATCCCTGTTCAATACCAAATGATGCAGATAAAGCACGCTGTTGTGCAATGGGAAGAAATGGATACTGTACTCAGTGTCCAAATAAATGTCATTGGAGTGTACATTCTAATCAGAAGTGCAGATGGGAGTATATTGAAGTTAAAGAAAAAGGAACAGTGCAAGAGCTGAAAGAAAAGTACCAGAAGGCCACAAAGGCTAAAATAACTGTTGAGGAATTGGTTGATGGGCTGAAGGCTGACTATGATCGTGTGCAGGCTGAGGTGGTGAAACTGGTGGTGAGGTTATCTCAGTGTTTAAACCGACTTAAAGAGATAGCACTGAAGCCAGATCCTCTACAGATCCACTACAGATCCACTACAGACTACATTGACATGCTTTTTGAGGGAGAGAAAGCtgaggccaagccaggctggaAGCAACGAGTTAAGTCCTTGATAAACATGAGAGATAAAGCAGAGTTAATGGCTAAAGCAGCCAGAGGAGAGAAACTCCTCCATCGTCGAGATTCTCAAATCTAG